From the Salipiger sp. CCB-MM3 genome, the window GGCCCTCGGGCAGCGCTTCGGTCAGGGCCTCGGCTGCGTCTTGGCCGGGCAGCAGGCTCAACTCGGTGTCGGCCCAATGGTAAAGCCCGGTGTCGACGGCAGCGACCTGTGGTGCCGCACCGGGGCCGGGCAGGGTGACCGCAAGACAGGCGCCGCGCCCCTCGTGTCGAAAGCCGTCACGCTCGGGCGTGCCCGCGTACCATGTGCGCGGCCCCAGCGACATCTGCCCGTGCCAGTCGCCAAGCGCGAGATAGTCGAGACGCGCCGTCTCGGCCCGGTCGGGCGGGATCACCTCGTCGACCCGCGCATCCTCTTCGTCGAAGCTGCGCACGGCGCCATGGGCAAGCCCGATGCGCAGCGCGCCCTCGGGCGTCTCGGCGCCGGTCATCCAGCCGGTCAGATCATAGCCAGGAAACTTGCGCGGCAGCGGCGCGGGCAGCAGCCAGACCCCGGCGGCCATCTCTACCGGCTCGGCGCGGTCGAGCAGCCGCAGATTCGCCGGAGCGCGCGCGGCGACCTCGGCCCAGAGCGCCTCGGCACCGAGGCTGTCGTGGTTGCCGGGCAGTACCCACCACGTCAGCGCCTCTTCGGCCCCAAAGGCGTTGAGCGCCTGCACCAGAACCCGCGGGCTGGGCGTGGGCGTGTCGAAGACATCCCCGGCGAGCAGGACATGCGCCGCGCCATGCGCGCGGGCGGCCTCGGCCAGACGGGCGATGGCGCCGTGGCGGGCCTCGGCGAGATGCGGGCGGATCTCTTCGGGCATGGCGGCAAAGCGCCGGCCCAAGTGAAGGTCCGAGCTGTGGATGAAGCGGAATTCGGCCATTGTCTCCCCTTTGCGCAAGTGATCGCGCATCTGCACAGCGAACGCAACGCGAACAGGGCGGGAATCCGCACGGTGTTGCGCGGGTTTGTGAATTCTGACGGAATTTGTCGGATTGACAAATCCGATTCATTTGCTCAGTTTTGACCACAAGCCAGCCACTCCGCGGATCCTGCGGGGAAGCCGATACCGGGAACGCAGGGACGAGGATTCCAGAATGCACAGCGACATCGGCACCCCCGAAGCAGCATCGGCGCGCGGTATGCGCGCTGAGCTTCTGGATATGGTCTTTGGCGGTCTCTGGCCGATCGACGCGACTTTCGAGGCGCTGTTCGACCGGGTCGAGGCATCCCGGGACGGGGACAAGGCACGTACCGCACGAGGAGTGAGATAATGATGATCGACAGGTTGAAGGCCGATGCCGTGCAGCCCGCAATTCCGCGCCACGACGCGCGTCAGCTGACCGAAGCCGGAAATCTGGCCGAGATCGAGCTCGACGGGCAGATCTACACGCTGCGCATCACCAAGGCCGGCA encodes:
- a CDS encoding metallophosphoesterase family protein; this translates as MAEFRFIHSSDLHLGRRFAAMPEEIRPHLAEARHGAIARLAEAARAHGAAHVLLAGDVFDTPTPSPRVLVQALNAFGAEEALTWWVLPGNHDSLGAEALWAEVAARAPANLRLLDRAEPVEMAAGVWLLPAPLPRKFPGYDLTGWMTGAETPEGALRIGLAHGAVRSFDEEDARVDEVIPPDRAETARLDYLALGDWHGQMSLGPRTWYAGTPERDGFRHEGRGACLAVTLPGPGAAPQVAAVDTGLYHWADTELSLLPGQDAAEALTEALPEGRARRRDHLLRLRATGRTTLAGRAALEGAAAQASPDFGYFELDTSGLGTEHELSDLDAIDRAGALRIAAERLAEAAEDTATTERDRQVASAALNRLYGLLQEGEA
- the hemP gene encoding hemin uptake protein HemP; translated protein: MIDRLKADAVQPAIPRHDARQLTEAGNLAEIELDGQIYTLRITKAGKLILTK